The following are encoded together in the Phaseolus vulgaris cultivar G19833 chromosome 9, P. vulgaris v2.0, whole genome shotgun sequence genome:
- the LOC137822733 gene encoding uncharacterized protein isoform X13 has product MVSTRRNSGSFSNNTNKRASSSEDKTPSPSPKRQKVDNVAAASEKPMPPPENSKDLGMSEPPPDPGECESRDAQIADAGNLDGKAEPTPPIADGSTPTVVADKPRGSFSSWAIYQKQNPNFEASVPWCRLLSQSAQNPNVLICTPNFTIGSSRGCNFPLKDQTISGNLCKIKHTQREGSAVAVLESTGSKGSVVVNGTLVKKSTSCVLNSGDEVVFGLIGNHSYIFQQINPEVAVKAAEIQGGVGKFFQIERRAGDPSAVAGASILASLSSLRRDLTRWKSPSQTTSKPHQGTDVPSHSVLPDGTESGLDGLEGNSAPNIATDKAADVGASDKDLPMDCDSDDAGTEAGNVFEERHGTRDAQAASTSGTSLRTAVFKEDVLAAILDRKEIEVSFDNFPYYLSENTKNVLIAACFIHLKHREHAKYTTDLTTINPRILLSGPAGSEIYQEMLAKALAKHFGAKLLIFDSHLPLGGLTSKEAELLKDGFNADKSCGCANQSPLTTDMARSMDPQASEPDTPNSSNAPTPYGFESQLKLEADNVPSTSGTAKNCVFKLGDRVKYSSSSGGIYQLQTISARYRGPANGSRGKVVLLFDDNPLSKIGVRFDKPIPDGVDLGGCCEGGQGFFCHVNDLRLENSGIEELDKVLINTLFEVVVSESRNEPFILFMKDAEKSIVGNGDPFSFKSRLENLPDNVVVIGSHTHTDSRKEKSHPGGLLFTKFGSNQTALLDLAFPDSFGRLHDRGKEVPKPNKTLTKLFPNKVTIHMPQFQVEKCQGLNLSPLYLTIVNVCFLIQDEALLASWKQQLDRDVETLKIKGNLHNLRSVLSRCGVECEGLESLCTKDQTLSIENAEKIVGWAISRHLMQNAETDPDAKLVLSCESIQYGIGILQSIQNESKSLKKSLKDIVTENEFEKRLLADVIPPNDIGVTFDDIGALENVKDTLKELVMLPLQRPELFCKGQLTKPCKGILLFGPPGTGKTMLAKAVATEAGANFINISMSSITSKWFGEGEKYVKAVFSLASKIAPSVIFVDEVDSMLGRRENPGEHEAMRKMKNEFMVNWDGLRTKDSERVLVLAATNRPFDLDEAVIRRLPRRLMVNLPDAPNRAKILKVILAKEDLSSGLDLNAIASMTDGYSGSDLKNLCVTAAQRPIKEILEKEKKEQAAALAEGRAAPAKCGSKDIRSLNMEDFKHAHQQVCASVSSESVNMTELQQWNELYGEGGSRIKRTLSYFM; this is encoded by the exons ATGGTTTCAACCAGACGCAACAGTGGATCTTTCTCTAACAACACCAACAAGAGGGCTTCTTCTTCTGAAGACAAAACTCCCTCTCCTTCCCCCAAGCGACAAAAG GTCGACAATGTTGCTGCCGCCTCGGAGAAACCGATGCCGCCGCCGGAAAATTCCAAGGATTTGGGCATGTCGGAGCCACCCCCTGATCCCGGAGAATGCGAATCTCGAGACGCTCAGATCGCCGACGCCGGCAATCTAGACGGCAAGGCCGAACCCACGCCGCCGATCGCCGATG GTTCTACACCGACTGTGGTTGCTGATAAACCTAGGGGTTCGTTCTCTTCTTGGGCTATATATCAGAAGCAAAACCCAAATTTCGAAGCTTCAGTTCCCTGGTGCAGACTCTTGTCTCAATCTGCGCAG AATCCGAATGTTTTAATTTGCACACCCAACTTTACTATTGGGTCTAGTCGGGGTTGCAATTTCCCGTTGAAGGATCAGACTATAAGTGGAAATTTGTGCAAGATCAAGCACACGCAG CGCGAGGGAAGTGCAGTGGCCGTGCTAGAAAGTACGGGTAGCAAAGGATCGGTGGTAGTGAATGGCACGCTCGTCAAGAAGAGTACCAGCTGTGTGCTTAACTCGGGGGACGAGGTGGTTTTTGGTTTGATTGGGAATCATTCTTAT ATTTTTCAGCAAATAAATCCTGAAGTTGCAGTCAAGGCTGCAGAAATTCAGGGTGGTGTTGGCAAGTTTTTCCAGATTGAAAGGAGGGCTGGAGACCCTTCAGCCGTGGCTGGAGCTTCTATTCTGGCTTCTCTTTCTAGCCTCAGACGGGATCTTACAAGATGGAAGTCTCCTTCACAGACTACCAGTAAACCTCATCAGGGTACTGATGTTCCTAGTCATTCTGTTCTCCCTGATGGTACAGAGTCTGGGCTCGATGGTCTGGAAGGCAACTCTGCTCCAAATATAGCGACAGATAAAGCTGCTGATGTTGGAGCAAGCGACAAGGATTTGCCTATGGATTGCGATTCAGATGATGCTGGCACAGAGGCAGGCAAT GTATTCGAAGAAAGACATGGAACGAGGGATGCGCAAGCTGCATCGACTTCGGGTACTTCTTTACGCACTGCAGTTTTTAAAGAGGATGTTCTTGCTGCAATACTGGATAGGAAAGAAATAGAAGTGTCCTTTGACAACTTCCCTTACTACTTAAG TGAGAATACAAAAAATGTTCTAATTGCAGCTTGCTTTATACACCTGAAGCATAGAGAACATGCAAAGTACACCACCGATCTTACAACCATAAACCCTCGGATTCTACTTTCAGGACCTGCAG GGTCAGAAATATATCAGGAGATGTTAGCAAAAGCACTTGCGAAACACTTTGGAGCTAAATTGCTCATATTTGATAGCCATTTGCCTTTGGGT GGTTTAACATCCAAGGAAGCTGAGCTGCTAAAAGATGGATTTAATGCAGATAAGTCCTGTGGCTGTGCTAACCAAAGTCCTTTAACTACAGACATGGCTAGGAGCATGGATCCACAAGCTAGTGAACCAGATACACCTAACTCCTCAAATGCACCTACTCCATATGGCTTTGAGTCTCAACTTAAGTTGGAAGCTGATAATGTACCATCTACGTCTGGGACAGCTAAAAATTGTGTGTTTAAACTAG GTGACAGGGTAAAATACAGTTCATCTTCTGGGGGAATATATCAGCTTCAGACAATTTCTGCAAGGTACAG GGGTCCAGCTAATGGAAGTCGGGGGAAGGTTGTCTTACTTTTTGATGATAATCCCTTGTCAAAAATTGGTGTAAGATTTGATAAACCCATACCTGATGGAGTTGACCTTGGAGGTTGCTGTGAGGGTGGTCAAGGATTTTTCTGCCATG TGAATGATCTTCGGTTGGAAAACAGTGGCATTGAAGAACTTGACAAAGTTCTCATTAATACATTATTTGAG GTTGTGGTTAGTGAGAGCAGAAATGAACCCTTCATTTTGTTCATGAAAGATGCAGAGAAGTCTATAGTAGGAAATGGAGATCCGTTTTCATTTAAAAGTAGGCTTGAAAATCTTCCGGACAATGTGGTGGTAataggttcacacactcacacTGACAGTCGCAAGGAGAAG TCACATCCTGGGGGTTTACTTTTTACAAAGTTTGGCAGTAATCAGACTGCTCTTCTTGATTTGGCTTTCCCG GATAGTTTTGGAAGATTGCATGACAGGGGAAAGGAGGTCCCAAAGCCAAACAAAACCTTAACTAAGCTTTTCCCGAATAAAGTGACAATTCACATGCCACAG TTTCAGGTAGAAAAATGCCAAGGACTAAACTTGTCACCATTATATCTGACAATAGTCAATGTATGTTTCCTGATACAGGATGAAGCACTTCTAGCATCTTGGAAGCAGCAACTTGATCGAGATGTTGAGACTCTTAAAATTAAAGGAAATTTGCACAATTTACGATCT GTTTTGAGCCGCTGTGGGGTGGAATGTGAAGGACTTGAATCCTTGTGCACTAAGGATCAAACTCTTAGTATTGAAA ATGCAGAAAAGATTGTTGGTTGGGCTATAAGCCGTCATCTCATGCAGAATGCTGAAACTGATCCTGATGCAAAGCTTGTGTTGTCTTGTGAGAg CATCCAGTATGGAATTGGGATCTTACAGTCTATCCAGAATGAGTCAAAAAGCCTGAAAAAGTCTCTTAAG GATATTGTAACAGAAAATGAGTTTGAAAAGAGGCTTTTGGCTGATGTTATTCCACCTAACGACATTGGTGTTACTTTTGATGATATTGGTGCTCTTGAAAATGTCAAGGACACATTGAAGGAATTGGTTATGCTTCCTTTACAGAGGCCCGAGTTATTTTGCAAAGGACAATTAACCAAG CCATGCAAGGGCATCCTTTTATTTGGCCCTCCTGGAACAGGCAAGACAATGCTTGCAAAGGCAGTTGCTACTGAAGCTGGTGCAAATTTCATCAACATTTCCATGTCAAGTATCACATCTAAG TGGTTTGGTGAGGGTGAAAAATATGTGAAAGCTGTTTTTTCCCTGGCAAGTAAAATTGCTCCTAGCGTGATATTTGTTGACGAA GTCGATAGCATGTTGGGCAGGAGGGAAAATCCTGGGGAGCATGAGGCCATGCGAAAGATGAAAAATGAATTCATGGTAAATTGGGATGGCTTACGCACAAAGGATTCAGAGAGGGTTCTGGTGCTTGCAGCCACTAATAGGCCTTTTGACCTAGATGAAGCTGTCATAAGGAGGCTGCCTCGGAG GTTAATGGTAAATTTGCCAGATGCTCCAAATAGAGCAAAAATATTGAAAGTTATACTGGCAAAAGAAGACTTGTCTTCTGGTCTTGATTTGAATGCAATTGCAAGTATGACTGATGGATATTCCGGAAGTGATCTTAAG AATTTGTGTGTAACTGCTGCACAGCGGCCCAttaaagagatattagagaaggAAAAAAAG GAACAGGCTGCTGCTCTAGCAGAAGGTAGAGCTGCTCCCGCAAAGTGTGGAAGCAAAGATATCCGATCTTTAAACATGGAAGATTTCAAACATGCACATCAACAG GTCTGTGCAAGCGTTTCGTCTGAATCTGTAAATATGACCGAGCTTCAACAATGGAATGAACTATACGGTGAAGGTGGTTCAAGAATAAAAAGAACACTAAGCTATTTCATGTGA
- the LOC137822733 gene encoding uncharacterized protein isoform X19 — protein MVSTRRNSGSFSNNTNKRASSSEDKTPSPSPKRQKVDNVAAASEKPMPPPENSKDLGMSEPPPDPGECESRDAQIADAGNLDGKAEPTPPIADGSTPTVVADKPRGSFSSWAIYQKQNPNFEASVPWCRLLSQSAQNPNVLICTPNFTIGSSRGCNFPLKDQTISGNLCKIKHTQREGSAVAVLESTGSKGSVVVNGTLVKKSTSCVLNSGDEVVFGLIGNHSYIFQQINPEVAVKAAEIQGGVGKFFQIERRAGDPSAVAGASILASLSSLRRDLTRWKSPSQTTSKPHQGTDVPSHSVLPDGTESGLDGLEGNSAPNIATDKAADVGASDKDLPMDCDSDDAGTEAGNVKISGVFEERHGTRDAQAASTSGTSLRTAVFKEDVLAAILDRKEIEVSFDNFPYYLSENTKNVLIAACFIHLKHREHAKYTTDLTTINPRILLSGPAGSEIYQEMLAKALAKHFGAKLLIFDSHLPLGGLTSKEAELLKDGFNADKSCGCANQSPLTTDMARSMDPQASEPDTPNSSNAPTPYGFESQLKLEADNVPSTSGTAKNCVFKLGDRVKYSSSSGGIYQLQTISARGPANGSRGKVVLLFDDNPLSKIGVRFDKPIPDGVDLGGCCEGGQGFFCHVNDLRLENSGIEELDKVLINTLFEVVVSESRNEPFILFMKDAEKSIVGNGDPFSFKSRLENLPDNVVVIGSHTHTDSRKEKSHPGGLLFTKFGSNQTALLDLAFPDSFGRLHDRGKEVPKPNKTLTKLFPNKVTIHMPQDEALLASWKQQLDRDVETLKIKGNLHNLRSVLSRCGVECEGLESLCTKDQTLSIENAEKIVGWAISRHLMQNAETDPDAKLVLSCESIQYGIGILQSIQNESKSLKKSLKDIVTENEFEKRLLADVIPPNDIGVTFDDIGALENVKDTLKELVMLPLQRPELFCKGQLTKPCKGILLFGPPGTGKTMLAKAVATEAGANFINISMSSITSKWFGEGEKYVKAVFSLASKIAPSVIFVDEVDSMLGRRENPGEHEAMRKMKNEFMVNWDGLRTKDSERVLVLAATNRPFDLDEAVIRRLPRRLMVNLPDAPNRAKILKVILAKEDLSSGLDLNAIASMTDGYSGSDLKNLCVTAAQRPIKEILEKEKKEQAAALAEGRAAPAKCGSKDIRSLNMEDFKHAHQQVCASVSSESVNMTELQQWNELYGEGGSRIKRTLSYFM, from the exons ATGGTTTCAACCAGACGCAACAGTGGATCTTTCTCTAACAACACCAACAAGAGGGCTTCTTCTTCTGAAGACAAAACTCCCTCTCCTTCCCCCAAGCGACAAAAG GTCGACAATGTTGCTGCCGCCTCGGAGAAACCGATGCCGCCGCCGGAAAATTCCAAGGATTTGGGCATGTCGGAGCCACCCCCTGATCCCGGAGAATGCGAATCTCGAGACGCTCAGATCGCCGACGCCGGCAATCTAGACGGCAAGGCCGAACCCACGCCGCCGATCGCCGATG GTTCTACACCGACTGTGGTTGCTGATAAACCTAGGGGTTCGTTCTCTTCTTGGGCTATATATCAGAAGCAAAACCCAAATTTCGAAGCTTCAGTTCCCTGGTGCAGACTCTTGTCTCAATCTGCGCAG AATCCGAATGTTTTAATTTGCACACCCAACTTTACTATTGGGTCTAGTCGGGGTTGCAATTTCCCGTTGAAGGATCAGACTATAAGTGGAAATTTGTGCAAGATCAAGCACACGCAG CGCGAGGGAAGTGCAGTGGCCGTGCTAGAAAGTACGGGTAGCAAAGGATCGGTGGTAGTGAATGGCACGCTCGTCAAGAAGAGTACCAGCTGTGTGCTTAACTCGGGGGACGAGGTGGTTTTTGGTTTGATTGGGAATCATTCTTAT ATTTTTCAGCAAATAAATCCTGAAGTTGCAGTCAAGGCTGCAGAAATTCAGGGTGGTGTTGGCAAGTTTTTCCAGATTGAAAGGAGGGCTGGAGACCCTTCAGCCGTGGCTGGAGCTTCTATTCTGGCTTCTCTTTCTAGCCTCAGACGGGATCTTACAAGATGGAAGTCTCCTTCACAGACTACCAGTAAACCTCATCAGGGTACTGATGTTCCTAGTCATTCTGTTCTCCCTGATGGTACAGAGTCTGGGCTCGATGGTCTGGAAGGCAACTCTGCTCCAAATATAGCGACAGATAAAGCTGCTGATGTTGGAGCAAGCGACAAGGATTTGCCTATGGATTGCGATTCAGATGATGCTGGCACAGAGGCAGGCAATGTAAAAATCTCTGGG GTATTCGAAGAAAGACATGGAACGAGGGATGCGCAAGCTGCATCGACTTCGGGTACTTCTTTACGCACTGCAGTTTTTAAAGAGGATGTTCTTGCTGCAATACTGGATAGGAAAGAAATAGAAGTGTCCTTTGACAACTTCCCTTACTACTTAAG TGAGAATACAAAAAATGTTCTAATTGCAGCTTGCTTTATACACCTGAAGCATAGAGAACATGCAAAGTACACCACCGATCTTACAACCATAAACCCTCGGATTCTACTTTCAGGACCTGCAG GGTCAGAAATATATCAGGAGATGTTAGCAAAAGCACTTGCGAAACACTTTGGAGCTAAATTGCTCATATTTGATAGCCATTTGCCTTTGGGT GGTTTAACATCCAAGGAAGCTGAGCTGCTAAAAGATGGATTTAATGCAGATAAGTCCTGTGGCTGTGCTAACCAAAGTCCTTTAACTACAGACATGGCTAGGAGCATGGATCCACAAGCTAGTGAACCAGATACACCTAACTCCTCAAATGCACCTACTCCATATGGCTTTGAGTCTCAACTTAAGTTGGAAGCTGATAATGTACCATCTACGTCTGGGACAGCTAAAAATTGTGTGTTTAAACTAG GTGACAGGGTAAAATACAGTTCATCTTCTGGGGGAATATATCAGCTTCAGACAATTTCTGCAAG GGGTCCAGCTAATGGAAGTCGGGGGAAGGTTGTCTTACTTTTTGATGATAATCCCTTGTCAAAAATTGGTGTAAGATTTGATAAACCCATACCTGATGGAGTTGACCTTGGAGGTTGCTGTGAGGGTGGTCAAGGATTTTTCTGCCATG TGAATGATCTTCGGTTGGAAAACAGTGGCATTGAAGAACTTGACAAAGTTCTCATTAATACATTATTTGAG GTTGTGGTTAGTGAGAGCAGAAATGAACCCTTCATTTTGTTCATGAAAGATGCAGAGAAGTCTATAGTAGGAAATGGAGATCCGTTTTCATTTAAAAGTAGGCTTGAAAATCTTCCGGACAATGTGGTGGTAataggttcacacactcacacTGACAGTCGCAAGGAGAAG TCACATCCTGGGGGTTTACTTTTTACAAAGTTTGGCAGTAATCAGACTGCTCTTCTTGATTTGGCTTTCCCG GATAGTTTTGGAAGATTGCATGACAGGGGAAAGGAGGTCCCAAAGCCAAACAAAACCTTAACTAAGCTTTTCCCGAATAAAGTGACAATTCACATGCCACAG GATGAAGCACTTCTAGCATCTTGGAAGCAGCAACTTGATCGAGATGTTGAGACTCTTAAAATTAAAGGAAATTTGCACAATTTACGATCT GTTTTGAGCCGCTGTGGGGTGGAATGTGAAGGACTTGAATCCTTGTGCACTAAGGATCAAACTCTTAGTATTGAAA ATGCAGAAAAGATTGTTGGTTGGGCTATAAGCCGTCATCTCATGCAGAATGCTGAAACTGATCCTGATGCAAAGCTTGTGTTGTCTTGTGAGAg CATCCAGTATGGAATTGGGATCTTACAGTCTATCCAGAATGAGTCAAAAAGCCTGAAAAAGTCTCTTAAG GATATTGTAACAGAAAATGAGTTTGAAAAGAGGCTTTTGGCTGATGTTATTCCACCTAACGACATTGGTGTTACTTTTGATGATATTGGTGCTCTTGAAAATGTCAAGGACACATTGAAGGAATTGGTTATGCTTCCTTTACAGAGGCCCGAGTTATTTTGCAAAGGACAATTAACCAAG CCATGCAAGGGCATCCTTTTATTTGGCCCTCCTGGAACAGGCAAGACAATGCTTGCAAAGGCAGTTGCTACTGAAGCTGGTGCAAATTTCATCAACATTTCCATGTCAAGTATCACATCTAAG TGGTTTGGTGAGGGTGAAAAATATGTGAAAGCTGTTTTTTCCCTGGCAAGTAAAATTGCTCCTAGCGTGATATTTGTTGACGAA GTCGATAGCATGTTGGGCAGGAGGGAAAATCCTGGGGAGCATGAGGCCATGCGAAAGATGAAAAATGAATTCATGGTAAATTGGGATGGCTTACGCACAAAGGATTCAGAGAGGGTTCTGGTGCTTGCAGCCACTAATAGGCCTTTTGACCTAGATGAAGCTGTCATAAGGAGGCTGCCTCGGAG GTTAATGGTAAATTTGCCAGATGCTCCAAATAGAGCAAAAATATTGAAAGTTATACTGGCAAAAGAAGACTTGTCTTCTGGTCTTGATTTGAATGCAATTGCAAGTATGACTGATGGATATTCCGGAAGTGATCTTAAG AATTTGTGTGTAACTGCTGCACAGCGGCCCAttaaagagatattagagaaggAAAAAAAG GAACAGGCTGCTGCTCTAGCAGAAGGTAGAGCTGCTCCCGCAAAGTGTGGAAGCAAAGATATCCGATCTTTAAACATGGAAGATTTCAAACATGCACATCAACAG GTCTGTGCAAGCGTTTCGTCTGAATCTGTAAATATGACCGAGCTTCAACAATGGAATGAACTATACGGTGAAGGTGGTTCAAGAATAAAAAGAACACTAAGCTATTTCATGTGA
- the LOC137822733 gene encoding uncharacterized protein isoform X21 — protein sequence MVSTRRNSGSFSNNTNKRASSSEDKTPSPSPKRQKVDNVAAASEKPMPPPENSKDLGMSEPPPDPGECESRDAQIADAGNLDGKAEPTPPIADGSTPTVVADKPRGSFSSWAIYQKQNPNFEASVPWCRLLSQSAQNPNVLICTPNFTIGSSRGCNFPLKDQTISGNLCKIKHTQREGSAVAVLESTGSKGSVVVNGTLVKKSTSCVLNSGDEVVFGLIGNHSYIFQQINPEVAVKAAEIQGGVGKFFQIERRAGDPSAVAGASILASLSSLRRDLTRWKSPSQTTSKPHQGTDVPSHSVLPDGTESGLDGLEGNSAPNIATDKAADVGASDKDLPMDCDSDDAGTEAGNVFEERHGTRDAQAASTSGTSLRTAVFKEDVLAAILDRKEIEVSFDNFPYYLSENTKNVLIAACFIHLKHREHAKYTTDLTTINPRILLSGPAGSEIYQEMLAKALAKHFGAKLLIFDSHLPLGGLTSKEAELLKDGFNADKSCGCANQSPLTTDMARSMDPQASEPDTPNSSNAPTPYGFESQLKLEADNVPSTSGTAKNCVFKLGDRVKYSSSSGGIYQLQTISARYRGPANGSRGKVVLLFDDNPLSKIGVRFDKPIPDGVDLGGCCEGGQGFFCHVNDLRLENSGIEELDKVLINTLFEVVVSESRNEPFILFMKDAEKSIVGNGDPFSFKSRLENLPDNVVVIGSHTHTDSRKEKSHPGGLLFTKFGSNQTALLDLAFPDSFGRLHDRGKEVPKPNKTLTKLFPNKVTIHMPQDEALLASWKQQLDRDVETLKIKGNLHNLRSVLSRCGVECEGLESLCTKDQTLSIENAEKIVGWAISRHLMQNAETDPDAKLVLSCESIQYGIGILQSIQNESKSLKKSLKDIVTENEFEKRLLADVIPPNDIGVTFDDIGALENVKDTLKELVMLPLQRPELFCKGQLTKPCKGILLFGPPGTGKTMLAKAVATEAGANFINISMSSITSKWFGEGEKYVKAVFSLASKIAPSVIFVDEVDSMLGRRENPGEHEAMRKMKNEFMVNWDGLRTKDSERVLVLAATNRPFDLDEAVIRRLPRRLMVNLPDAPNRAKILKVILAKEDLSSGLDLNAIASMTDGYSGSDLKNLCVTAAQRPIKEILEKEKKEQAAALAEGRAAPAKCGSKDIRSLNMEDFKHAHQQVCASVSSESVNMTELQQWNELYGEGGSRIKRTLSYFM from the exons ATGGTTTCAACCAGACGCAACAGTGGATCTTTCTCTAACAACACCAACAAGAGGGCTTCTTCTTCTGAAGACAAAACTCCCTCTCCTTCCCCCAAGCGACAAAAG GTCGACAATGTTGCTGCCGCCTCGGAGAAACCGATGCCGCCGCCGGAAAATTCCAAGGATTTGGGCATGTCGGAGCCACCCCCTGATCCCGGAGAATGCGAATCTCGAGACGCTCAGATCGCCGACGCCGGCAATCTAGACGGCAAGGCCGAACCCACGCCGCCGATCGCCGATG GTTCTACACCGACTGTGGTTGCTGATAAACCTAGGGGTTCGTTCTCTTCTTGGGCTATATATCAGAAGCAAAACCCAAATTTCGAAGCTTCAGTTCCCTGGTGCAGACTCTTGTCTCAATCTGCGCAG AATCCGAATGTTTTAATTTGCACACCCAACTTTACTATTGGGTCTAGTCGGGGTTGCAATTTCCCGTTGAAGGATCAGACTATAAGTGGAAATTTGTGCAAGATCAAGCACACGCAG CGCGAGGGAAGTGCAGTGGCCGTGCTAGAAAGTACGGGTAGCAAAGGATCGGTGGTAGTGAATGGCACGCTCGTCAAGAAGAGTACCAGCTGTGTGCTTAACTCGGGGGACGAGGTGGTTTTTGGTTTGATTGGGAATCATTCTTAT ATTTTTCAGCAAATAAATCCTGAAGTTGCAGTCAAGGCTGCAGAAATTCAGGGTGGTGTTGGCAAGTTTTTCCAGATTGAAAGGAGGGCTGGAGACCCTTCAGCCGTGGCTGGAGCTTCTATTCTGGCTTCTCTTTCTAGCCTCAGACGGGATCTTACAAGATGGAAGTCTCCTTCACAGACTACCAGTAAACCTCATCAGGGTACTGATGTTCCTAGTCATTCTGTTCTCCCTGATGGTACAGAGTCTGGGCTCGATGGTCTGGAAGGCAACTCTGCTCCAAATATAGCGACAGATAAAGCTGCTGATGTTGGAGCAAGCGACAAGGATTTGCCTATGGATTGCGATTCAGATGATGCTGGCACAGAGGCAGGCAAT GTATTCGAAGAAAGACATGGAACGAGGGATGCGCAAGCTGCATCGACTTCGGGTACTTCTTTACGCACTGCAGTTTTTAAAGAGGATGTTCTTGCTGCAATACTGGATAGGAAAGAAATAGAAGTGTCCTTTGACAACTTCCCTTACTACTTAAG TGAGAATACAAAAAATGTTCTAATTGCAGCTTGCTTTATACACCTGAAGCATAGAGAACATGCAAAGTACACCACCGATCTTACAACCATAAACCCTCGGATTCTACTTTCAGGACCTGCAG GGTCAGAAATATATCAGGAGATGTTAGCAAAAGCACTTGCGAAACACTTTGGAGCTAAATTGCTCATATTTGATAGCCATTTGCCTTTGGGT GGTTTAACATCCAAGGAAGCTGAGCTGCTAAAAGATGGATTTAATGCAGATAAGTCCTGTGGCTGTGCTAACCAAAGTCCTTTAACTACAGACATGGCTAGGAGCATGGATCCACAAGCTAGTGAACCAGATACACCTAACTCCTCAAATGCACCTACTCCATATGGCTTTGAGTCTCAACTTAAGTTGGAAGCTGATAATGTACCATCTACGTCTGGGACAGCTAAAAATTGTGTGTTTAAACTAG GTGACAGGGTAAAATACAGTTCATCTTCTGGGGGAATATATCAGCTTCAGACAATTTCTGCAAGGTACAG GGGTCCAGCTAATGGAAGTCGGGGGAAGGTTGTCTTACTTTTTGATGATAATCCCTTGTCAAAAATTGGTGTAAGATTTGATAAACCCATACCTGATGGAGTTGACCTTGGAGGTTGCTGTGAGGGTGGTCAAGGATTTTTCTGCCATG TGAATGATCTTCGGTTGGAAAACAGTGGCATTGAAGAACTTGACAAAGTTCTCATTAATACATTATTTGAG GTTGTGGTTAGTGAGAGCAGAAATGAACCCTTCATTTTGTTCATGAAAGATGCAGAGAAGTCTATAGTAGGAAATGGAGATCCGTTTTCATTTAAAAGTAGGCTTGAAAATCTTCCGGACAATGTGGTGGTAataggttcacacactcacacTGACAGTCGCAAGGAGAAG TCACATCCTGGGGGTTTACTTTTTACAAAGTTTGGCAGTAATCAGACTGCTCTTCTTGATTTGGCTTTCCCG GATAGTTTTGGAAGATTGCATGACAGGGGAAAGGAGGTCCCAAAGCCAAACAAAACCTTAACTAAGCTTTTCCCGAATAAAGTGACAATTCACATGCCACAG GATGAAGCACTTCTAGCATCTTGGAAGCAGCAACTTGATCGAGATGTTGAGACTCTTAAAATTAAAGGAAATTTGCACAATTTACGATCT GTTTTGAGCCGCTGTGGGGTGGAATGTGAAGGACTTGAATCCTTGTGCACTAAGGATCAAACTCTTAGTATTGAAA ATGCAGAAAAGATTGTTGGTTGGGCTATAAGCCGTCATCTCATGCAGAATGCTGAAACTGATCCTGATGCAAAGCTTGTGTTGTCTTGTGAGAg CATCCAGTATGGAATTGGGATCTTACAGTCTATCCAGAATGAGTCAAAAAGCCTGAAAAAGTCTCTTAAG GATATTGTAACAGAAAATGAGTTTGAAAAGAGGCTTTTGGCTGATGTTATTCCACCTAACGACATTGGTGTTACTTTTGATGATATTGGTGCTCTTGAAAATGTCAAGGACACATTGAAGGAATTGGTTATGCTTCCTTTACAGAGGCCCGAGTTATTTTGCAAAGGACAATTAACCAAG CCATGCAAGGGCATCCTTTTATTTGGCCCTCCTGGAACAGGCAAGACAATGCTTGCAAAGGCAGTTGCTACTGAAGCTGGTGCAAATTTCATCAACATTTCCATGTCAAGTATCACATCTAAG TGGTTTGGTGAGGGTGAAAAATATGTGAAAGCTGTTTTTTCCCTGGCAAGTAAAATTGCTCCTAGCGTGATATTTGTTGACGAA GTCGATAGCATGTTGGGCAGGAGGGAAAATCCTGGGGAGCATGAGGCCATGCGAAAGATGAAAAATGAATTCATGGTAAATTGGGATGGCTTACGCACAAAGGATTCAGAGAGGGTTCTGGTGCTTGCAGCCACTAATAGGCCTTTTGACCTAGATGAAGCTGTCATAAGGAGGCTGCCTCGGAG GTTAATGGTAAATTTGCCAGATGCTCCAAATAGAGCAAAAATATTGAAAGTTATACTGGCAAAAGAAGACTTGTCTTCTGGTCTTGATTTGAATGCAATTGCAAGTATGACTGATGGATATTCCGGAAGTGATCTTAAG AATTTGTGTGTAACTGCTGCACAGCGGCCCAttaaagagatattagagaaggAAAAAAAG GAACAGGCTGCTGCTCTAGCAGAAGGTAGAGCTGCTCCCGCAAAGTGTGGAAGCAAAGATATCCGATCTTTAAACATGGAAGATTTCAAACATGCACATCAACAG GTCTGTGCAAGCGTTTCGTCTGAATCTGTAAATATGACCGAGCTTCAACAATGGAATGAACTATACGGTGAAGGTGGTTCAAGAATAAAAAGAACACTAAGCTATTTCATGTGA